A window of the Canis lupus baileyi chromosome 8, mCanLup2.hap1, whole genome shotgun sequence genome harbors these coding sequences:
- the SPN gene encoding leukosialin, translating into MAAAMKVALFFLLFGVIWTHKVSTEFLDITTTLKISKEVVTSVPGETSASWVSTFSEAPNLNSVTPYPAITGVPEEVNSTRHQISPPSSDLYTATEVSFSGTPTAASSDLHESESMASWEVSSKESSNLEISANRNSAEPLRHSLALHVMADRIMATDTLETSTVASEPFTIMATDSLETSAVASGPLTTMATGSLETTTVASGPLTIMAADSLETSTIASGPLTTMAADSPETSAVASGPLTIMAADSLETSTIASGPLTTMAADSLETSAVASGPLTTVATGSLETSAVASGPLTTMATGSLETSAIASGPPTIMAADSLETSTVASGPSTIMATNSLETPKGASGFPISTVKIFTNRTSGDSQPLGQELNRTQLVAVLVAVLVVIVLLGLLLLWRQRQKRRTGALTLGRGGKRNGVVDAWAGPARVCDEEALTAAAGGPGGERGPGVSEVDGSGQQPMLTTFFEKRKSHRDSVELVELEARSAPVPKREEEPLMDNKEEAAEVPASEGPEAGEVEAPQCF; encoded by the coding sequence ATGGCTGCTGCCATGAAAGTGGCcctgtttttcctcctctttggGGTCATCTGGACTCACAAAGTGAGCACAGAGTTTCTAGACATCACAACCACTTTGAAGATCTCCAAAGAAGTTGTGACGTCTGTACCTGGAGAGACCTCTGCTTCTTGGGTCTCAACTTTCTCTGAGGCCCCAAACCTCAACTCAGTTACCCCCTACCCTGCAATAACAGGAGTCCCTGAAGAGGTCAACAGCACTAGGCACCAGATCTCCCCACCTTCCTCAGATCTTTATACAGCCACTGAAGTGTCCTTTTCTGGGACTCCCACTGCTGCCAGCAGTGACCTCCATGAATCTGAGTCAATGGCCTCCTGGGAAGTTTCCAGCAAGGAGTCATCAAACCTGGAAATTAGTGCAAACAGGAACTCTGCTGAACCACTAAGACACTCTCTAGCATTACATGTTATGGCTGATCGAATCATGGCAACTGACACTCTGGAGACCTCTACTGTAGCCAGTGAACCTTTCACCATCATGGCGACTGACTCTCTGGAGACCTCCGCTGTAGCCAGTGGACCTCTCACCACCATGGCAACCGGCTCTCTGGAGACCACTACTGTAGCCAGTGGGCCTCTCACCATCATGGCAGCTGACTCTCTGGAGACCTCCACTATAGCCAGTGGGCCTCTTACCACCATGGCAGCTGACTCTCCGGAGACCTCTGCTGTAGCCAGTGGGCCTCTCACCATCATGGCAGCTGACTCTCTGGAGACCTCCACTATAGCCAGTGGGCCTCTTACCACCATGGCAGCTGACTCTCTGGAGACCTCTGCTGTAGCCAGTGGACCTCTCACCACCGTGGCAACTGGCTCTCTGGAGACCTCTGCTGTAGCCAGTGGACCTCTCACCACCATGGCAACTGGCTCTCTGGAGACCTCTGCTATAGCCAGTGGGCCTCCCACCATAATGGCGGCTGACTCTCTGGAGACCTCCACTGTAGCCAGTGGACCCTCCACCATCATGGCGACTAACTCTCTGGAGACCCCCAAGGGGGCCAGTGGCTTCCCCATCTCCACGGTAAAAATATTCACCAATAGAACCAGTGGGGATTCCCAACCTCTAGGTCAGGAGTTAAATCGCACCCAGCTGGTGGCTGTGCTGGTGGCTGTGCTGGTGGTCATTGTCCTCTTGGGCCTACTCCTGCTGTGGCGCCAACGGCAGAAGAGGCGGACGGGGGCCCTGACACTAGGCAGGGGTGGAAAGCGCAACGGGGTTGTAGATGCCTGGGCTGGGCCAGCCCGGGTGTGTGATGAGGAGGCCCTGACGGCAGCAGCAGGAGGGCCTGGGGGTGAGAGGGGCCCCGGGGTGTCTGAGGTGGACGGGTCTGGCCAGCAGCCCATGCTCACCACATTCTTTGAAAAACGCAAGTCACACCGGGACTCAGTGGAGCTGGTGGAGCTGGAAGCCAGGTCAGCCCCGGTCccaaagagggaggaggagccacTGATGGACAACAAGGAGGAGGCTGCCGAGGTCCCCGCTTCAGAGGGACCAGAAGCCGGGGAGGTGGAGGCCCCTCAGTGCTTCTGA